The Shewanella japonica genome has a window encoding:
- a CDS encoding porin — protein sequence MMNAFYKTLVASAIATATLSTAHAAEPLEVYGKLNVSVQSNDEGDGSVTEIQSNASRFGVKGGFELSESLEAFYTIEYQVDTGNASSDNFTARNQFVGLKGNFGSFAVGRNDTMLKKSQGKVDLFNDYSGDLKALFKGENRLAQTATYLTPKFGDFQVGVTYAAEGDSKQEESDGFSIAAMYGDSGLKKSPVYAAIAYDSEVAGYDIVRGTVQGKIAGFVLGGMYQQEEKVDSGSSIDGYLLSAAYKIQEVTLKAQYQDMEDKGDSWSIGADYSLGKPTKLFAFYTDRTSMGTVEEDNGDIIDISIDESYFAVGIEHKF from the coding sequence ATGATGAATGCTTTTTATAAAACGTTAGTTGCTTCTGCTATTGCCACTGCTACGCTTTCAACTGCCCATGCAGCAGAACCTCTAGAAGTATATGGTAAGTTGAATGTGTCAGTTCAGTCGAATGACGAAGGTGACGGTTCAGTAACTGAAATTCAAAGTAATGCATCACGTTTCGGTGTAAAAGGCGGATTTGAATTAAGTGAGTCTTTAGAAGCGTTTTACACTATCGAATACCAAGTTGATACTGGCAATGCTAGTTCAGATAACTTCACTGCTCGTAACCAGTTTGTTGGTTTAAAAGGTAACTTTGGTTCTTTCGCTGTGGGTCGTAACGACACTATGCTGAAAAAATCACAAGGTAAAGTTGACCTATTTAACGATTACTCAGGCGATTTAAAAGCACTTTTCAAAGGTGAAAACCGTCTAGCGCAAACTGCAACTTACTTAACGCCAAAGTTTGGTGATTTTCAAGTTGGTGTAACTTACGCTGCTGAAGGTGATAGCAAGCAAGAAGAAAGTGATGGTTTCAGTATTGCGGCTATGTACGGTGATTCTGGTCTAAAGAAAAGCCCAGTTTATGCTGCAATTGCTTACGACTCTGAAGTTGCCGGTTACGACATCGTTCGTGGTACTGTTCAAGGTAAAATCGCTGGTTTTGTATTAGGCGGTATGTACCAGCAAGAAGAAAAAGTTGATAGCGGTTCAAGCATCGATGGTTACTTATTAAGTGCAGCTTACAAAATTCAAGAAGTAACGTTAAAAGCACAATACCAAGACATGGAAGACAAAGGTGATTCATGGTCAATTGGTGCAGATTACTCGTTAGGTAAGCCTACAAAACTATTCGCTTTCTACACTGACCGTACTTCAATGGGCACAGTAGAAGAAGACAATGGTGACATTATCGATATCTCTATCGATGAAAGCTACTTCGCTGTAGGTATTGAACACAAGTTCTAA
- the phoB gene encoding phosphate regulon transcriptional regulator PhoB, whose amino-acid sequence MTAKILIVEDESAIREMLTFVMEQHGFTTSAAEDFDSAVELLQEPYPDLILLDWMFPGGSGIQLAKRLKQDEFTRQIPIIMLTARGEEEDKVKGLEVGADDYITKPFSPKELVARIKAVLRRSAPTRLEETIDVQGLLLDPVSHRVSVGESVLDMGPTEFRLLHFFMTHPERVYSREQLLDNVWGTNVYVEDRTVDVHIRRLRKAVEDSGHDKLIQTVRGAGYRFSTRM is encoded by the coding sequence ATGACAGCTAAGATTTTAATTGTAGAAGATGAGTCAGCCATTCGTGAGATGCTGACCTTTGTTATGGAACAACATGGTTTTACCACATCTGCTGCTGAAGACTTTGATTCAGCCGTTGAGCTATTGCAAGAGCCTTACCCGGATCTCATCCTGTTGGATTGGATGTTCCCTGGCGGCAGTGGCATACAATTGGCTAAACGCTTAAAGCAAGATGAATTTACACGTCAAATTCCTATCATCATGCTAACTGCTCGCGGTGAAGAAGAAGATAAGGTAAAAGGCTTAGAAGTGGGAGCTGATGATTACATCACTAAACCTTTCTCTCCTAAAGAGCTTGTGGCACGTATTAAAGCCGTTTTACGTCGTAGTGCACCTACGCGTCTAGAAGAAACCATTGATGTGCAAGGATTGTTACTGGATCCTGTCAGTCATCGCGTTTCGGTAGGCGAGTCGGTTCTAGACATGGGGCCAACCGAGTTTAGATTGCTGCACTTCTTTATGACTCACCCAGAGCGTGTCTATAGCCGTGAACAGCTATTAGATAATGTGTGGGGCACGAATGTTTATGTAGAAGACAGAACTGTTGATGTACATATTCGTCGTTTACGTAAAGCGGTTGAAGACTCTGGGCATGATAAGTTAATTCAAACCGTTCGTGGTGCTGGTTACCGTTTTTCGACCAGAATGTAA
- the phoR gene encoding phosphate regulon sensor histidine kinase PhoR: protein MFRSYSGSRLLLRLLGIELVFALIGLLINQVALTLIIGSILLLGWHYRQISRLNFWLWKDRKLTPPQGTGSWEGIFNGIYRLQGKNRRRVGQLASLLSRFRQGAEALPDAAVVLDSELNILWCNKLAQLILGFVWPQDNGQRIDNLIRHPDFSEYLKKGEFNEPLELASPVSEQRLLEIRLMSYGDRQLLLIARDVTRINQLEGMRKEFVANVSHELKTPLTVLQGYLEIMQSMEEPDSMNHKPLNLMQQQTRRMQSMVEQLLALSRIEDGADIDLEKTINMRAMLDILKDEASALALDQYDLSFYCEDGLDCHGNELQLRSACTNLISNAIRYTEPGGKVTVRWEMVPAGAQFSVTDTGLGIAPQHINRLTERFYRVDNARSSKTGGSGLGLAIVKHALSHHYSELTITSELDKGSCFSFIIPINLVVKNNTSN, encoded by the coding sequence ATGTTTCGATCTTATTCAGGATCTCGCTTGCTATTACGGCTCCTCGGAATTGAGCTTGTATTCGCCCTTATCGGCTTATTGATAAATCAAGTCGCACTCACCCTTATTATCGGCAGTATTCTTTTATTAGGATGGCATTACCGACAAATTAGTCGTCTTAATTTTTGGCTTTGGAAAGACAGAAAATTAACGCCTCCTCAAGGGACGGGTAGCTGGGAAGGTATTTTCAATGGTATCTATCGCTTACAAGGTAAAAACCGTCGTAGAGTCGGCCAACTCGCTTCGTTATTGAGCCGCTTTAGACAAGGTGCAGAAGCACTGCCTGATGCTGCAGTTGTACTAGATTCCGAGTTGAATATTCTATGGTGTAACAAGCTTGCTCAACTGATTTTAGGGTTTGTTTGGCCGCAAGATAATGGTCAAAGAATCGATAATTTAATCCGTCACCCAGATTTTTCTGAATACCTTAAAAAAGGTGAATTTAATGAACCGCTTGAATTGGCATCTCCAGTGTCAGAGCAGCGTTTATTAGAAATCCGCTTAATGAGTTACGGTGACAGGCAATTATTATTAATCGCTCGCGATGTCACACGAATTAATCAATTAGAAGGGATGCGAAAAGAGTTTGTAGCGAATGTATCCCATGAACTTAAGACACCGCTAACAGTGCTTCAAGGCTATTTAGAAATCATGCAAAGCATGGAAGAGCCAGACAGCATGAACCATAAACCATTGAATCTGATGCAACAACAAACAAGACGTATGCAATCAATGGTCGAGCAATTGTTAGCTTTGTCTCGTATCGAAGATGGTGCCGATATTGATTTGGAAAAAACCATCAATATGAGAGCGATGTTAGATATCTTAAAAGATGAAGCTTCAGCGCTAGCCCTTGATCAATATGATTTATCTTTTTATTGCGAAGACGGCTTAGATTGCCACGGTAACGAGCTACAATTACGTAGCGCGTGCACAAATTTAATCTCTAATGCGATTCGTTATACCGAGCCTGGTGGTAAGGTGACTGTGCGCTGGGAAATGGTACCAGCAGGCGCCCAATTTAGTGTGACTGATACAGGTCTTGGTATTGCTCCACAGCATATTAATCGTTTAACCGAACGCTTTTATCGTGTGGATAATGCACGTTCAAGTAAGACGGGCGGTAGTGGGCTAGGCCTAGCTATTGTAAAGCATGCTTTAAGCCATCATTACAGTGAGTTAACCATTACTAGTGAGCTTGATAAAGGCAGCTGTTTTAGTTTTATTATCCCCATAAACTTGGTTGTAAAAAACAACACAAGTAATTAA
- the rdgC gene encoding recombination-associated protein RdgC — MWFKNLTLYRFNKPFTTDTEALETALADFTFSPCSSQDISKSGFSKALGKQGHALVHSAENRHLICVTKEEKILPGQVIKEALDEKVALIEDQESRKVTKKEKDAMKEEITMTLLPRAFSRRSQTHALIMPELEMILVDSSSAAKAEELLALLRKALGSLPVIPLHFTTPIETTLTEWLRNGSSPQPFEMQDEAELKSDSDEGGIVRFKQQVLQEDEVLAHLATGKQVHKLALHFGQSIAFLLQSDASVKRLKFSEEFRAATDDVGTEDPLAKLDADFALMGGELVAFINALQQALGPIEENI, encoded by the coding sequence ATGTGGTTTAAAAATCTCACCCTTTATCGTTTCAATAAACCTTTCACTACCGATACCGAGGCACTAGAAACAGCATTAGCTGATTTCACTTTCTCGCCATGTTCTAGCCAAGACATCAGTAAATCTGGATTTTCAAAAGCGTTAGGTAAACAAGGCCATGCATTGGTGCACAGTGCTGAAAATCGCCACCTCATTTGTGTGACCAAAGAAGAAAAGATTCTACCAGGTCAGGTGATTAAAGAAGCTTTAGATGAAAAAGTGGCATTAATAGAAGATCAAGAAAGTCGCAAAGTCACCAAGAAAGAAAAAGATGCGATGAAAGAAGAGATCACTATGACGCTTCTGCCTCGGGCATTTTCTCGTCGCAGTCAAACTCACGCGTTAATCATGCCAGAACTTGAGATGATTCTGGTTGATAGCTCAAGTGCAGCAAAAGCTGAAGAGTTACTCGCATTATTACGTAAAGCGCTCGGTAGCTTACCAGTTATACCACTTCACTTTACTACGCCAATTGAAACCACATTAACTGAATGGTTACGCAATGGTTCATCGCCACAGCCATTTGAAATGCAAGATGAAGCAGAACTTAAGTCAGATTCAGATGAAGGTGGTATCGTGCGCTTTAAACAGCAGGTACTGCAAGAAGATGAAGTGCTAGCACACCTTGCTACAGGTAAGCAGGTGCACAAGTTAGCGCTACATTTTGGCCAATCTATCGCATTTTTATTGCAATCAGACGCCAGCGTGAAGCGTCTTAAATTCTCAGAAGAATTCAGAGCGGCAACTGATGATGTTGGCACTGAAGATCCTTTAGCCAAATTAGATGCTGACTTCGCACTAATGGGCGGAGAGCTTGTTGCCTTTATCAATGCATTACAACAAGCATTAGGCCCAATAGAAGAGAATATCTAA
- a CDS encoding PstS family phosphate ABC transporter substrate-binding protein: MKLKQLVGAIAFTAAGVFSATSMAAIDKTLPVYEKTSGVSGNLSSVGSDTLANMMTLWAEEFKHIYPNVNIQIQAAGSSTAPPALTEGTSQFGPMSRQMKPNEVEAFEKHYGYQPTAIRVAIDALAVFVHKDNPIEGLSIEQIDSIFSSTKKCGGNDVNRWGDVGLDGNWSKKDIQLYGRNSVSGTYGYFKKKALCKGDFKANVNEQPGSASVVQSVSQGLNAIGYSGIGYKTAGVKAVAISKKGTKYIDATAGNAANGTYPLSRYLYVYINKHPNKDLSPMDREFIRYVLSKQGQQIVEKDGYVPLPRSVVAKDLEKAGIKL; this comes from the coding sequence ATGAAACTTAAACAGCTAGTTGGCGCTATTGCCTTTACTGCAGCTGGTGTATTTTCAGCAACATCGATGGCAGCAATTGATAAAACATTACCTGTGTACGAAAAAACAAGTGGTGTTTCAGGTAATTTATCATCAGTGGGTTCAGATACACTTGCTAACATGATGACGTTATGGGCTGAAGAGTTCAAACATATTTACCCTAACGTAAATATCCAAATTCAAGCTGCTGGTTCTTCTACTGCACCACCAGCATTAACTGAAGGTACTTCACAATTCGGTCCAATGAGCCGTCAAATGAAGCCTAACGAAGTTGAAGCATTTGAAAAGCATTACGGTTACCAACCAACGGCAATTCGTGTAGCAATCGATGCATTAGCAGTTTTCGTACATAAAGATAACCCAATTGAAGGTTTAAGCATCGAGCAAATCGATTCTATCTTCTCGTCAACTAAGAAATGTGGCGGTAACGACGTAAATCGTTGGGGTGATGTTGGTTTAGACGGCAACTGGTCTAAGAAAGACATCCAGTTGTACGGTCGTAACTCAGTATCAGGTACTTACGGTTACTTCAAAAAGAAAGCACTTTGTAAAGGTGATTTCAAAGCAAACGTAAACGAGCAACCGGGTTCAGCTTCAGTAGTTCAATCTGTGTCTCAAGGCCTTAATGCAATCGGTTACTCAGGTATCGGTTACAAGACTGCAGGTGTTAAAGCTGTAGCAATCTCTAAGAAAGGCACTAAATACATTGATGCAACAGCAGGTAACGCTGCAAATGGTACTTACCCATTATCTCGCTACCTATATGTTTACATCAACAAGCACCCTAACAAAGATTTATCACCAATGGATCGTGAATTCATCCGTTACGTGTTATCTAAGCAAGGTCAGCAAATCGTAGAAAAAGACGGTTACGTACCACTACCTCGTAGTGTTGTTGCAAAAGACCTAGAAAAAGCTGGAATTAAGCTGTAA
- a CDS encoding M1 family metallopeptidase: MAEQLDFTRDYHSVANTDDIIVHHMTLFLDVDFDKQQLHGQVNLQFKRQTSAVHLVLDSRDLLIDAVTDIHGNQCHYSYESLSEFQGGQITVDIGTEITEVVIHYHTSPSAQGLQWLTPEQTLGKQHPYLFSQSQPVNARSWIPLQDSPKARITFNASVKVNNGLRAVMSAANSSAIPQDGQFYFEMEKPIPTHLLALAVGDLAYGEISHRCAIYTEPGMLDKALKEFEDTESMIVAAESLLGPYPWDRYDMIVLPPSFPFGGMENPRLAFITPTLIAGDKSLVSTVAHELAHSWTGNLVSNATWRDLWLNEGFTTYFTNRLVEKIYGQEQAELEWVIEYGRLKEEMLSMPLSAQTLPANVQFQDANDSFNRFTYDKASMFVHELESRLGRADFDVFLFNYVQQFKFEAITTETFVEYAKQTLLPQHGGKISEGELLTWVYGEGLPEWFEGPTSSSLDKVTSALTQFCAGGHAKQLNVAGWRVHHWQYFINQLPFQLTQVQLKDLDMTFGFTQSKNAELACDWLRVAIRNHYEVVLPTVAEFLGSIGRAKFVKPLYSELLIAGYVDFVSDIYQQTRASYHPSLQVQLDVMLTS, from the coding sequence GTGGCTGAACAATTAGATTTCACTCGTGACTACCATTCTGTTGCTAACACTGATGACATTATCGTGCATCATATGACGCTTTTCCTTGATGTTGACTTTGACAAACAGCAACTTCATGGACAGGTTAATTTGCAATTTAAACGGCAAACATCCGCTGTGCATTTGGTGCTAGATAGCCGTGATTTGTTGATTGATGCAGTGACAGATATCCATGGAAACCAGTGTCACTATTCATATGAAAGCCTAAGCGAGTTTCAAGGCGGGCAAATCACTGTTGATATCGGTACAGAGATTACCGAAGTGGTTATTCATTATCATACTTCGCCTAGCGCCCAAGGATTACAATGGTTAACTCCTGAGCAAACCTTAGGTAAACAACACCCTTATCTATTTAGTCAATCTCAGCCTGTTAATGCCCGAAGCTGGATCCCACTGCAAGACAGCCCGAAGGCCAGAATCACTTTCAATGCGAGTGTCAAAGTTAATAACGGTCTTCGTGCAGTAATGAGCGCCGCTAATTCTTCTGCTATACCTCAAGATGGTCAATTCTATTTTGAAATGGAAAAACCCATTCCAACTCATTTGCTTGCGCTTGCAGTTGGCGATTTAGCTTATGGTGAGATTAGCCATCGATGCGCTATTTATACAGAACCTGGCATGCTTGATAAGGCGCTCAAGGAGTTTGAAGATACCGAATCAATGATTGTGGCTGCAGAATCTTTATTGGGGCCTTATCCTTGGGATCGTTATGACATGATAGTGCTGCCACCCAGTTTCCCTTTTGGTGGAATGGAGAACCCACGTTTAGCATTTATTACTCCAACATTGATTGCAGGTGATAAAAGCTTAGTGTCAACCGTGGCGCATGAATTAGCCCACTCTTGGACAGGCAATTTAGTCAGTAATGCAACCTGGCGTGACTTATGGCTAAATGAAGGTTTTACCACATATTTCACCAATCGTTTGGTTGAAAAAATATATGGCCAAGAACAAGCGGAACTTGAGTGGGTGATTGAATATGGTCGCTTAAAAGAAGAAATGCTATCAATGCCACTAAGTGCACAAACTTTGCCAGCTAATGTCCAGTTTCAAGATGCTAACGACTCATTTAATCGATTTACTTATGATAAAGCCTCTATGTTTGTACATGAGCTTGAATCGAGGCTAGGACGCGCTGATTTTGATGTGTTCTTATTTAATTATGTTCAGCAGTTTAAGTTTGAGGCTATTACAACAGAGACGTTTGTAGAGTATGCCAAACAAACCTTATTGCCCCAGCATGGCGGCAAAATATCAGAGGGTGAATTACTCACTTGGGTTTATGGTGAGGGCCTACCTGAGTGGTTCGAGGGCCCAACATCAAGTAGCTTAGACAAAGTGACCTCGGCATTAACACAATTTTGCGCAGGAGGGCATGCAAAGCAATTGAATGTGGCAGGCTGGCGAGTGCACCATTGGCAGTATTTTATCAACCAATTGCCATTTCAATTAACGCAGGTTCAGTTGAAAGATTTGGATATGACCTTTGGTTTTACTCAGAGCAAAAATGCAGAGCTTGCATGTGACTGGCTTAGAGTCGCCATTCGAAACCATTATGAGGTAGTGCTGCCAACCGTCGCTGAATTCTTAGGAAGTATTGGACGAGCAAAATTTGTAAAACCACTCTACAGTGAATTGCTTATTGCTGGCTATGTGGATTTTGTGTCAGATATTTATCAGCAAACAAGAGCAAGCTATCACCCATCATTACAAGTACAACTGGATGTTATGCTTACGTCATAA